A region from the Rhodothermus sp. genome encodes:
- a CDS encoding response regulator transcription factor codes for MPRTAEPSEINILVVDDEEDVVEVIGHFLSQEGYQVHKAYDGEEALQKATPEIDLIVLDIMLPGLDGYEVCKRLRSRVETEHIPIIFLTAKSEEEDQVKGLMMGGDDYLTKPVSPQVLLARIKAVLRRAGVEESRTLKVKDLTIYEDEYRASLRGRDLGLTLTEFELLRYLVRHPRKAFTRQELLERIWKDAMMVTERTVDAHIKNLREKLGDFAKHIQTVRGVGYRFVEEDEPAQE; via the coding sequence ATGCCAAGAACAGCCGAACCTTCGGAGATCAACATCCTGGTTGTGGATGATGAAGAAGATGTGGTCGAAGTCATCGGCCACTTCCTGAGTCAGGAGGGTTATCAGGTACACAAGGCCTACGACGGCGAGGAGGCGTTGCAGAAAGCCACCCCGGAGATTGATCTGATCGTACTTGACATCATGCTCCCGGGTCTGGATGGCTATGAGGTCTGCAAACGGCTGCGCTCCCGCGTAGAAACAGAGCACATTCCGATCATCTTCCTCACGGCAAAAAGCGAGGAAGAAGACCAGGTAAAGGGCCTCATGATGGGGGGCGACGACTACCTGACCAAGCCAGTCTCGCCCCAGGTGTTACTGGCTCGTATCAAGGCCGTATTACGTCGCGCGGGCGTCGAAGAAAGCCGCACGCTCAAGGTTAAAGACCTGACCATTTACGAGGATGAATACCGGGCTTCGCTGCGCGGCCGCGACCTGGGCCTGACCCTGACCGAATTCGAGCTGCTGCGCTACCTGGTCCGGCACCCTCGGAAGGCGTTCACGCGGCAAGAGCTGCTCGAACGCATCTGGAAGGATGCGATGATGGTTACCGAGCGCACGGTCGACGCCCACATCAAAAATTTGCGCGAAAAGCTGGGAGACTTTGCCAAGCACATCCAGACGGTACGTGGCGTAGGCTATCGTTTTGTTGAAGAGGATGAACCGGCCCAGGAGTAA
- a CDS encoding HAMP domain-containing sensor histidine kinase — MNRPRSKHRRPRGLGRLAYGVWRWIFPPRASVRTWMFLTFALFVGLAVVGVGLYTGLVLHGRLHNTMEQTLRTQAERLLYQVIPETPLPELPATLALLSRVTGMHLTLARGDSVVWDSEAEIPASVATSLRLDTLVTDTTPVRFFERFTTEGQVFYVVMFDPDSGWIVRVGQPIPLWYRLARQMEFTLVVGMLAALILALLGSWIATEKVTAPLRAIRNSARNIIEGHFDEKIEVHTRAAEFQDLAHHLNKMSDSFREKIAELQRLTRLQTEFIGNVSHEVRNPIFSIGGYLEALASPTLDLETRKRYVEKGLQNLQRLNNLFNDLIEIARLEYRADLIHPSVFNLQELVEEVVDMLYPKAEEKGLVLQAENDPIYVRADRERIRQVLTNLIDNAISYTDEGYVRCRIRRRRDKVHVEVVDTGRGIPEEHLERIFERFYRVNPDRSRRSGGTGLGLSIVKQILQAHGEAIHVESTVGRGSRFWFELPYAEANEAVQA; from the coding sequence ATGAACCGGCCCAGGAGTAAGCATCGTCGACCACGTGGGTTAGGTCGTCTCGCTTACGGGGTCTGGCGCTGGATTTTTCCACCGCGGGCCTCGGTCCGCACGTGGATGTTCCTGACGTTCGCGTTGTTCGTGGGGCTGGCCGTGGTAGGCGTCGGGCTATACACCGGCCTGGTGCTCCACGGCCGGCTCCATAACACCATGGAACAGACGCTGCGCACGCAGGCAGAGCGGCTGCTCTATCAGGTAATCCCCGAGACACCTCTTCCCGAGCTACCTGCTACGCTGGCCCTGCTCAGTCGCGTCACCGGAATGCACCTGACCCTGGCACGGGGCGACTCGGTAGTCTGGGACAGCGAGGCGGAAATCCCGGCATCGGTCGCCACGTCGCTCCGCCTGGATACACTGGTCACCGACACCACGCCAGTTCGCTTCTTTGAACGCTTCACGACCGAAGGGCAGGTATTCTACGTTGTGATGTTCGATCCCGACTCGGGCTGGATTGTGCGCGTAGGCCAGCCGATCCCCCTCTGGTACCGTCTGGCCCGTCAGATGGAGTTTACGCTGGTGGTGGGTATGCTGGCAGCCCTGATCCTGGCCCTCCTGGGGAGCTGGATCGCCACGGAAAAAGTTACTGCCCCCCTGCGTGCCATTCGTAACAGCGCCCGCAACATCATTGAAGGTCATTTCGACGAAAAAATCGAAGTGCACACACGGGCCGCTGAATTTCAGGATCTGGCCCACCACCTCAACAAGATGTCCGACAGCTTCCGCGAAAAAATCGCGGAACTGCAACGCCTGACACGCCTGCAGACGGAATTTATTGGGAACGTTTCGCATGAAGTACGCAACCCGATCTTTTCCATCGGGGGCTACCTGGAGGCCCTGGCCTCGCCTACCCTGGATCTGGAAACCCGCAAACGCTACGTCGAAAAAGGGTTACAGAACCTGCAACGCCTCAACAATCTGTTTAACGACCTGATCGAGATTGCCCGTCTGGAATATCGTGCCGATCTGATCCACCCCTCTGTTTTCAATCTCCAAGAGCTGGTCGAAGAAGTGGTTGATATGCTGTACCCCAAGGCTGAAGAGAAGGGCCTGGTCCTTCAGGCAGAAAATGATCCGATCTACGTACGGGCTGATCGTGAGCGTATCCGCCAGGTATTGACCAATCTGATTGACAATGCCATTTCGTATACTGACGAGGGGTACGTTCGATGCCGCATTCGTCGCCGTCGGGACAAAGTACATGTAGAAGTAGTCGACACAGGCCGTGGAATCCCTGAGGAGCACCTGGAGCGCATCTTTGAACGATTTTACCGGGTCAATCCGGATCGATCTCGCCGAAGTGGAGGAACGGGCCTGGGCCTGAGCATCGTCAAGCAAATCTTGCAGGCCCACGGGGAGGCCATCCACGTCGAGAGTACCGTCGGCCGTGGCAGTCGGTTCTGGTTCGAACTGCCGTATGCCGAAGCGAACGAAGCCGTCCAGGCCTGA